One Anopheles marshallii chromosome 3, idAnoMarsDA_429_01, whole genome shotgun sequence genomic region harbors:
- the LOC128710825 gene encoding uncharacterized protein LOC128710825 — MDNKKRFPGLIEHNKNSPLKILDVRSINETLPTSSYTLHKTEAAEESDDSSGSEKELVIDMEDPEPEPPDHEDEFFVQQLGLEIPHTVSKIELAPPSSSSQPAAKNRTNRRKSQHIRLENADIMFETPMDPVLAPEPEPEQDELQEVIESNRYIMQHIALLRTTINHLLQQHHQSTIAFPNKVSDFETVESWMESYEQIKYDTLPGTSQAKMKK, encoded by the coding sequence ATGGATAACAAAAAACGTTTTCCGGGTCTAATCGAGCATAATAAAAACTCACCGTTGAAAATACTGGACGTGCGATCGATAAATGAGACACTGCCCACATCCAGCTACACGCTACACAAGACAGAAGCAGCCGAAGAGTCGGATGATTCGTCTGGAAGTGAAAAAGAGTTGGTGATTGACATGGAGGACCCGGAACCCGAGCCGCCGGATCATGAGGATGAGTTTTTCGTGCAACAATTGGGCCTTGAAATACCGCATACAGTGAGCAAAATCGAATtagcaccaccatcatcgtcatcgcaaCCGGCCGCAAAGAATCGGACCAATAGAAGAAAAAGTCAACACATTCGGTTGGAGAATGCGGACATAATGTTTGAGACACCGATGGATCCAGTATTAGCGCCGGAACCAGAACCAGAACAAGATGAGTTGCAAGAAGTCATCGAATCGAATCGTTACATTATGCAGCACATTGCACTGTTGCGTACAACGATAAACCATCTActccagcagcatcatcaaAGTACGATCGCATTTCCCAACAAAGTGAGTGATTTCGAGACGGTGGAATCATGGATGGAAAGCTACGAGCAGATAAAGTACGATACCTTGCCAGGAACTAGCCAggcgaaaatgaaaaaatga